In one Vidua chalybeata isolate OUT-0048 chromosome 4, bVidCha1 merged haplotype, whole genome shotgun sequence genomic region, the following are encoded:
- the POMK gene encoding protein O-mannose kinase, with protein MEKKPHFVRRELLPREVPSISLALLLAAVLLLNALLYLYLSKFSSSLGRVETDSGLCPFGHFKFGAVKNCSPWLSCEALNREVRKLKCVGEGAVKKVFLSEWKEKKVVLSQLTNSELKEDFLHGLKMLKALQSKHVVRLLGYCEQQFTILTEYHPLGSLRSLNETLHIPKYKGMNTWHRRLMLAIDYVSIIRYLHSSPLGTLVMCDSNDLDKVLSQYLLTSDFHVLVNDLDALPLVNRSAGRLVKCGHRELQGEFVAPEQRWPYGEDVPFEDDLMPPYDEKTDIWKIPDVSNFFLGHVEGSDIVRLHLFDIHAACKKKDPAERPSAQEVLDTYRKVLTLLIREAAMPGTREML; from the exons ATGGAAAAGAAACCGCATTTCGTTAGGAGGGAGTTACTTCCCAGAGAGGTGCCATCCATCTCACTGGCGTTACTGCTTGCAGCCGTCCTGCTCCTTAATGCCCTTCTCTACCTGTACCTCAGTAAGTTTTCCAGCTCTCTGGGACGTGTCGAAACGGACTCTGGCCTCTGCCCTTTTGGGCATTTCAAATTCGGAGCGGTGAAGAATTGCTCCCCGTGGCTTTCCTGTGAGGCCCTAAATAGGGAAGTCAGGAAACTCAAGTGTGTTGGTGAAGGTGCTGTGAAAAAG GTCTTCCTTTCTgagtggaaggaaaagaaagtggtCCTTTCACAGCTCACCAACTCAGAGCTGAAGGAGGACTTTCTCCATGGACTGAAGATGCTGAAAGCCCTTCAGAGCAAGCATGTTGTCCGGCTGCTTGGCTACTGTGAGCAGCAGTTCACAATCCTCACCGAGTACCATCCTCTTGGTTCACTGAGAAGCCTGAATGAAACTCTCCACATTCCCAAGTACAAGGGCATGAACACCTGGCATCGCAGGCTGATGCTTGCTATAGACTACGTGAGTATCATTCGGTACCTGCACAGCAGCCCCCTGGGCACCTTAGTGATGTGCGACTCAAATGACCTGGACAAGGTTCTCTCCCAGTATCTCCTGACAAGTGACTTTCACGTTCTGGTGAATGATTTGGATGCTTTGCCTCTTGTGAACAGGAGTGCTGGCAGGCTGGTGAAGTGTGGTCACAGGGAACTCCAGGGTGAGTTTGTAGCTCCTGAGCAGCGTTGGCCCTATGGAGAAGATGTGCCATTTGAAGATGACCTCATGCCTCCCTATGATGAGAAAACAGACATCTGGAAAATCCCAGATGTCTCCAATTTTTTCTTGGGCCACGTTGAAGGAAGTGACATTGTACGACTGCACCTGTTTGACATCCATGCAGCATGTAAGAAGAAGGACCCAGCAGAACGGCCCTCTGCCCAAGAGGTCTTAGACACCTATAGGAAAGTTTTAACTCTGCTTATTCGGGAAGCAGCCATGCCTGGTACTAGAGAAATGTTATAG